A part of Desulfovibrio sp. JC010 genomic DNA contains:
- the greA gene encoding transcription elongation factor GreA translates to MSNIPISKEGFAKIKEELAALKKERPEVIKAIAEAREEGDLKENGGYHAARERQGMLEAKINYIESRIPQFNVVDMTTLGGPKITFGATVELEDIETGDEKKYTIMGPDESDFKKGIISIESPVGKALLGKEEGDEVVVNAPKGKIEYGIVSINFNGPISQ, encoded by the coding sequence ATGAGCAATATACCCATTTCAAAAGAAGGATTTGCAAAAATCAAAGAAGAGCTCGCAGCTCTGAAAAAAGAACGCCCTGAGGTAATCAAGGCCATTGCGGAAGCCCGCGAAGAAGGCGACCTGAAAGAAAACGGCGGTTACCACGCAGCCCGTGAAAGACAGGGAATGCTTGAAGCCAAGATCAACTACATCGAATCCCGTATCCCCCAGTTTAATGTGGTGGACATGACCACCCTCGGCGGACCGAAAATCACTTTCGGCGCAACTGTCGAACTGGAAGATATTGAGACCGGCGATGAAAAAAAATACACCATCATGGGACCGGACGAGAGCGATTTCAAAAAAGGAATCATCTCCATTGAATCCCCGGTGGGTAAAGCCCTGCTCGGCAAAGAGGAAGGCGACGAAGTAGTGGTCAACGCCCCCAAAGGCAAGATCGAATACGGCATTGTCTCAATAAATTTTAACGGACCTATTTCCCAGTAA
- a CDS encoding META domain-containing protein yields MKFSTLKQYSLLALTACAILFAAGCAPKQTNYPTYENPTETKWIAEDIDGKPVQGFAHIWMRLDSNGKIYGSGGCNSFRGNYSYNNGIFRTGPLATTRKSCSKGMNLQEFKFMQALDRVETMQERNGMLHMEGQGNSLLFYKGH; encoded by the coding sequence ATGAAATTCAGCACCCTGAAACAATATTCACTGCTGGCCCTGACAGCCTGTGCAATCCTTTTCGCGGCCGGTTGCGCACCCAAGCAGACCAATTATCCCACCTACGAAAATCCAACTGAAACCAAATGGATCGCTGAAGACATTGACGGCAAACCCGTGCAGGGATTTGCCCACATCTGGATGCGACTGGACAGTAACGGTAAAATATACGGTTCAGGAGGCTGCAACAGCTTTCGCGGGAATTACTCCTACAACAATGGAATATTCAGGACCGGGCCTCTGGCCACTACACGCAAAAGCTGCTCCAAAGGCATGAACCTGCAGGAATTCAAATTCATGCAGGCTCTGGACAGAGTCGAGACAATGCAGGAAAGAAACGGCATGCTTCACATGGAAGGACAAGGTAACTCCCTGCTTTTTTATAAAGGCCATTAA
- a CDS encoding PAS domain-containing sensor histidine kinase, with protein MSETTYYPDTPGNDDNPCSPDILDQHDHIKAELAPELIDTVPNPAFILNKDRRIIFYNQSLAKAVGEKRENMILGRRPGELLRCCNTRSNWCGDATPCVQCGALRAIQTAMSGQKSEEECMLLANVDGKIKAYTFMVNSSPIKIKGDEYYIIHLTDISDSKHKEMMERVFLHDLLNAVNGIANAGTLIKIDAIKKEQQELAGMIVERAHYMANEINAHRLFISAEAKQLETDDEPVAVVSFIESICAFYENSQLAKEKNISINSKINEFKLTTDKRILYRILENLVKNAFEASPENGTVSVEAREENNRALFTISNQGTIPMTVAHQIFKRSFSTKGPGRGLGTYSVKMFTENYLRGRVWFDSSKDDGTNFYVEIPLSPSERPLGETPCPSTLQA; from the coding sequence ATGAGCGAAACAACATACTACCCAGACACTCCGGGAAATGACGACAATCCGTGCAGTCCGGATATTCTGGACCAGCACGATCATATAAAAGCCGAACTTGCTCCGGAATTAATTGATACCGTTCCGAACCCCGCCTTTATTTTAAACAAGGACAGACGGATCATCTTCTACAACCAGTCTCTGGCCAAAGCTGTGGGAGAAAAACGGGAAAATATGATTCTGGGCCGCCGTCCCGGGGAACTGCTCCGCTGCTGCAACACAAGGAGCAACTGGTGCGGTGACGCCACCCCCTGCGTCCAGTGTGGAGCATTAAGGGCTATCCAGACTGCCATGTCCGGACAAAAAAGCGAAGAGGAATGCATGCTGCTGGCCAATGTGGACGGCAAAATAAAAGCTTACACATTCATGGTCAACAGTTCGCCTATAAAGATCAAAGGTGATGAGTATTATATAATCCATCTGACGGACATTTCCGACAGCAAACACAAGGAAATGATGGAACGGGTATTCCTGCACGACCTGCTCAATGCGGTAAACGGAATCGCCAATGCCGGGACTTTGATTAAAATTGACGCCATAAAAAAAGAACAGCAGGAACTGGCCGGAATGATCGTAGAACGCGCCCATTACATGGCTAATGAAATCAATGCCCACCGCTTGTTCATATCCGCGGAAGCCAAGCAGCTCGAAACCGATGATGAACCAGTGGCAGTCGTTTCATTTATTGAATCCATCTGTGCTTTTTACGAGAACAGCCAACTGGCAAAAGAAAAAAACATCAGCATCAACTCAAAAATAAATGAGTTCAAGCTGACTACTGACAAACGCATTCTCTACCGCATTCTTGAAAATCTGGTCAAAAACGCCTTTGAAGCCTCACCGGAAAACGGCACCGTGTCTGTGGAAGCCCGCGAAGAAAACAACAGAGCCCTTTTCACAATCTCCAATCAGGGCACCATTCCCATGACCGTGGCCCACCAGATATTCAAACGATCTTTCTCCACCAAAGGACCTGGCCGCGGCCTCGGCACATACAGCGTAAAAATGTTCACCGAGAACTACCTTCGCGGAAGGGTCTGGTTCGATTCATCAAAGGATGACGGCACCAATTTTTACGTGGAAATTCCGCTATCTCCTTCCGAGCGACCTCTGGGTGAAACGCCGTGCCCCAGCACCTTGCAGGCTTAA
- a CDS encoding efflux RND transporter permease subunit, with amino-acid sequence MVNFFIDRPIFSSVISIIITLVGLLSIFTLPIAQYPEIAPPTVQIAAQYTGASADVVEETVAAPIEEQVNGAQDMLYMSSISSNDGRMVLNVTFDLGRDLELATVDVQNRVSLATPQLPSEVTKSGVSVKKQSSSMICVISLLSPDGTYDSLFLNNYAKINLFDAVSRIPGVGSVSLFGDQDYGMRIWLDPDKMARLAITADDIISAVQEQNLQAPAGQVGQPPATSGQQFQLTVRVKGRLSEPEEFGNIIVKANPDGSTVHIRDVARVEMGSKSYSAFGRQGEIDSAMLLVYQLPGANALDIVENVRATMKHLSQDFPTGMKYDIPYDTTLFVTASIEEVMDTLYEAMALVFIVVFIFLQNLRATIVPMIAVPVSLVGTFAFFQVLGFSINTLTLFGMVLAIGIVVDDAIVVVEAVQSKIDEEGLDPKTATKEAMKEVSGPIMATTAVLIAVFVPVAFMGGITGQLYKQFALTLAVSVAISSVNALTFSPAMSALLLRPQKDMRGPLGWFFKQFNKYFSKITSGYTSGVRIIIRKSVIALGIFGVLMFGAYTLFKTVPTGFVPNEDQGYFMINVQLPEGASLERSDAVVQQVEEILKNEPGVKTYFALGGFNLITGAYSSYTSTLFATLDPWDERTAPQLHVEAILGKVQQKVFGIQEAMVICFNPPPINGIGSTGGLQFELQDRSGGTVKELAQVAQDYMAELRKHPELTGIFSTFSADVPQLFVDVDRDKVRKLGIPLNEVFTAMQTFLGGYYINDFNKYGRTYRVMAQADSEFRTSPEDVSKFYVRGDTGKMIPLSTLLNQEKIFGPEYIQRYNLFRTIEITAANAPGYSTGQAMALMEKIARDTLPRGYGFDWTNIAYQEKKSGGEIIIIFALAVLMVFLVLAAQYESWIIPLAIVFAVPLGVFGAISGQFLRGLDNNVYAQIGLIMLVGLAAKNAILIVEFAKAKYEQGSSLVEAAVEAAKIRFRPILMTSFAFILGVVPLVIAQGAGSASRHALGTSVFSGMIAATVLGVLFVPLFYVILMKIKSVKGGDGGSDSAKE; translated from the coding sequence ATGGTCAATTTCTTTATCGACAGACCCATTTTTTCGTCCGTTATCTCCATCATTATTACACTGGTGGGCTTGCTGAGTATTTTTACTTTGCCCATTGCCCAGTATCCGGAAATCGCGCCGCCCACGGTGCAGATTGCGGCCCAGTACACCGGAGCCAGTGCGGATGTTGTGGAAGAAACCGTTGCCGCTCCCATTGAAGAGCAGGTCAACGGTGCACAGGATATGCTCTACATGAGTTCCATCAGTTCCAATGACGGACGCATGGTGCTCAACGTAACTTTTGATCTGGGGCGCGATCTCGAACTGGCTACGGTTGACGTCCAGAACAGGGTCAGTCTTGCCACACCGCAGCTGCCTTCCGAAGTAACCAAATCCGGGGTCAGCGTTAAGAAACAGTCTTCTAGCATGATCTGTGTGATCAGTCTGCTTTCCCCGGATGGAACGTATGATTCCCTGTTCCTGAACAACTACGCCAAAATCAATCTTTTTGATGCTGTTTCCCGTATTCCCGGTGTTGGTAGTGTTTCCCTGTTCGGTGATCAGGACTACGGCATGCGTATCTGGCTGGACCCCGACAAAATGGCCCGGCTGGCAATTACCGCCGATGACATTATCTCCGCTGTGCAGGAGCAGAACCTGCAGGCTCCTGCCGGACAGGTGGGGCAGCCCCCGGCTACTTCAGGGCAGCAGTTCCAGCTGACCGTGCGGGTCAAAGGGCGTCTCAGCGAACCGGAAGAGTTCGGTAATATCATCGTCAAAGCCAACCCGGACGGCAGCACCGTGCATATCCGCGATGTGGCCCGGGTTGAGATGGGGTCCAAATCCTATTCCGCTTTCGGCAGGCAGGGCGAGATTGATTCCGCAATGCTGCTGGTTTACCAGCTGCCCGGAGCAAACGCCCTTGATATCGTGGAAAATGTCCGTGCCACCATGAAGCATCTTTCGCAGGATTTTCCGACTGGAATGAAATACGACATTCCCTACGATACCACCCTGTTTGTTACCGCTTCAATTGAAGAGGTTATGGATACCCTGTACGAGGCCATGGCTCTCGTGTTCATCGTTGTGTTCATTTTTCTCCAGAACCTGCGGGCGACCATCGTGCCCATGATTGCGGTTCCGGTTTCTCTGGTGGGAACATTCGCATTCTTTCAGGTGCTCGGATTTTCCATCAACACCCTGACCCTGTTCGGTATGGTATTGGCCATCGGTATTGTTGTTGATGACGCCATTGTTGTGGTCGAGGCGGTGCAATCCAAGATTGACGAAGAAGGACTGGACCCCAAGACGGCCACCAAGGAGGCCATGAAAGAGGTTTCCGGGCCGATTATGGCGACCACTGCGGTGCTTATTGCCGTGTTTGTGCCTGTAGCCTTCATGGGCGGGATTACCGGGCAGCTTTATAAGCAGTTCGCACTGACCCTTGCGGTTTCGGTGGCAATTTCATCCGTTAACGCTTTGACCTTTTCTCCGGCCATGTCGGCCCTGCTGCTGCGGCCGCAGAAAGACATGCGCGGCCCGTTGGGCTGGTTTTTCAAGCAGTTCAACAAATATTTCAGCAAGATCACTTCCGGATATACTTCCGGGGTCAGGATAATCATCCGCAAGTCAGTCATCGCGCTGGGAATTTTCGGGGTGCTGATGTTCGGGGCCTATACCCTGTTCAAGACTGTACCCACCGGGTTCGTGCCCAATGAGGATCAGGGTTACTTCATGATCAACGTGCAGCTGCCCGAAGGTGCCTCTCTTGAGCGTTCAGATGCGGTGGTGCAGCAGGTGGAGGAAATCCTGAAGAATGAGCCGGGCGTGAAAACATATTTCGCACTGGGCGGATTCAACCTGATTACCGGTGCTTATTCTTCCTACACTTCAACCTTGTTCGCCACCCTTGATCCATGGGATGAGCGCACTGCCCCCCAGCTGCATGTGGAAGCCATTCTCGGTAAGGTGCAGCAGAAGGTGTTTGGTATTCAGGAGGCCATGGTTATCTGCTTTAACCCGCCGCCCATCAACGGTATCGGGTCCACTGGCGGTTTGCAGTTTGAGCTGCAGGACCGTTCCGGCGGAACTGTAAAGGAACTGGCACAGGTGGCTCAGGATTACATGGCCGAGCTGCGCAAGCATCCGGAGCTGACCGGAATATTCTCCACTTTCAGTGCTGATGTGCCGCAGCTGTTTGTTGACGTTGACCGCGATAAGGTGCGTAAGCTGGGTATCCCGCTCAATGAAGTGTTCACCGCCATGCAGACTTTTCTCGGCGGTTATTACATCAACGATTTCAATAAATACGGCAGGACCTACCGGGTTATGGCTCAGGCGGATTCCGAGTTCAGGACCAGCCCGGAAGATGTGTCCAAGTTCTACGTGCGCGGGGATACCGGGAAGATGATCCCGCTTTCCACCCTGCTTAATCAGGAGAAGATATTCGGACCGGAATACATTCAGCGTTACAACCTGTTCCGGACCATTGAGATAACCGCGGCCAACGCTCCGGGCTACAGTACCGGGCAGGCCATGGCATTGATGGAAAAAATCGCCCGCGACACCCTGCCGCGCGGCTACGGTTTCGACTGGACCAACATCGCGTATCAGGAAAAGAAATCCGGCGGGGAAATCATCATTATCTTCGCTCTTGCGGTGCTCATGGTCTTCCTTGTGCTGGCAGCACAATACGAGAGCTGGATTATTCCGCTGGCTATTGTTTTTGCGGTTCCGCTGGGTGTGTTCGGGGCTATCTCCGGGCAGTTCCTGCGTGGTCTGGATAACAACGTTTATGCCCAGATCGGTCTGATTATGCTGGTTGGTCTGGCGGCCAAGAATGCCATTTTAATCGTGGAATTTGCCAAGGCCAAGTATGAGCAGGGATCATCCCTTGTAGAGGCCGCAGTTGAGGCCGCCAAGATCCGTTTCCGGCCCATCCTGATGACTTCGTTTGCGTTCATCCTCGGTGTTGTGCCGCTGGTCATAGCACAGGGGGCAGGTTCGGCCAGCCGTCACGCGCTTGGTACTTCGGTGTTTTCGGGTATGATCGCGGCCACTGTTCTCGGGGTGCTCTTTGTACCGCTTTTTTATGTGATTCTGATGAAAATAAAGAGCGTGAAGGGCGGTGACGGGGGCTCTGATTCCGCAAAAGAGTAA
- a CDS encoding efflux RND transporter periplasmic adaptor subunit, whose translation MKFLFHAVTGRKVSAALFFVLLSMSFVFSGCFGEEKKEQAAAEPIPVKVIKISEQSFPVMGEYVAQIEALKTVDIKARVEGHIKERTFTEGQAVKEGQLLFVIDSRPYQEALKKAKAELASTRASLAKASKDYKRFKALFDQGAVSREEFDSKITDKQVLEANVSNAKAEVEQANLNLGFTKIVSPMDGIIGRTQVEPGTLVAAESTVLVTVSAVDPVYVNFSIPEKEYLVAIREMESLRKQGKPDKPSDLRIILADGGFYEYNGTFNMADRAVDSSTGTLGIRAEFPNPDRILRDGQYAKVVVELKNYPNVLVVPTRAMLDVQGRKSLLTVSNGTVVEKPITIDYTDDRNTVIKSGIENDTLIIADGVNKIRPGTPVTPQIVQDQPEAAKQ comes from the coding sequence GTGAAATTTCTTTTTCATGCGGTTACCGGGCGGAAGGTTTCCGCAGCGTTGTTTTTTGTTTTGTTGTCCATGTCTTTCGTCTTCTCCGGATGTTTTGGCGAAGAGAAGAAAGAGCAGGCGGCTGCAGAGCCCATTCCTGTTAAAGTAATTAAAATCAGCGAACAGTCTTTTCCGGTGATGGGGGAGTATGTAGCCCAGATTGAAGCTCTGAAAACTGTGGATATCAAAGCCCGTGTAGAGGGGCATATTAAGGAAAGAACCTTCACTGAAGGGCAGGCCGTGAAAGAAGGCCAGCTTCTTTTTGTTATTGATTCCCGCCCTTATCAGGAGGCTTTGAAAAAAGCCAAAGCGGAGCTGGCCAGCACCAGAGCCAGTCTTGCCAAAGCCAGCAAGGATTACAAACGGTTCAAAGCCCTTTTTGATCAGGGCGCGGTCAGCCGTGAAGAGTTCGATTCCAAGATCACCGACAAGCAGGTTCTGGAAGCCAACGTCAGCAATGCCAAGGCCGAGGTGGAGCAGGCCAACCTGAATCTTGGGTTTACGAAAATTGTTTCGCCTATGGACGGTATCATCGGGCGTACGCAGGTGGAGCCGGGAACACTGGTTGCCGCAGAATCCACCGTGCTGGTTACTGTCTCGGCAGTTGATCCGGTTTATGTGAATTTCAGCATTCCCGAAAAAGAATATCTGGTGGCTATCCGTGAAATGGAATCCCTCAGAAAGCAAGGCAAGCCGGACAAGCCTTCCGATCTGCGCATCATCCTTGCCGATGGCGGTTTCTATGAATACAACGGGACTTTCAATATGGCAGACCGGGCAGTTGACTCCTCCACCGGAACGCTGGGTATCAGGGCCGAATTTCCCAACCCTGACAGAATCCTGCGTGATGGACAGTATGCCAAGGTGGTGGTTGAACTTAAGAATTATCCCAACGTTCTGGTGGTACCCACACGGGCAATGCTGGATGTTCAGGGTCGCAAATCCCTGCTGACAGTAAGCAACGGCACTGTCGTCGAAAAGCCGATTACCATTGATTATACCGATGACCGCAACACCGTGATCAAATCCGGAATCGAAAATGACACCCTGATCATTGCCGACGGAGTGAATAAGATCCGTCCCGGAACCCCGGTCACTCCCCAGATCGTTCAGGACCAGCCCGAAGCAGCCAAACAGTAA
- a CDS encoding late competence development ComFB family protein, translated as MLPKEEFFRTGEIVNLAEEIVYEELKTLIGRAEIEFCQCDKCLFDIACVVLNKIPSLYSSSIADRTYPSPEFKAEYERLKLLAAAEIPQAIERIRDRLHH; from the coding sequence ATGCTGCCAAAGGAAGAATTTTTCAGGACCGGTGAAATTGTCAATCTGGCCGAAGAGATAGTCTATGAAGAACTGAAGACTCTTATCGGGCGGGCGGAGATTGAATTTTGTCAGTGTGATAAATGTCTGTTCGATATTGCCTGTGTGGTTTTGAATAAAATTCCCAGCCTGTATTCATCAAGTATTGCAGACCGGACTTATCCCAGCCCGGAGTTCAAGGCTGAATATGAAAGACTGAAGCTGTTGGCCGCTGCCGAGATTCCGCAGGCCATTGAACGCATCAGGGACAGGCTGCATCATTAG